From Chryseobacterium joostei, the proteins below share one genomic window:
- a CDS encoding alpha/beta hydrolase: MKPSSILTLVFLFLAVFSKAQMDDKFYQPNKMMKPFEMKISDSVKFPVEDNIITAFIAKPKQKEIKKTIFFFHGAAGNVTTYQFITKPLVDAGYQIVMVDLRGYGLSTGKPTHKNVAEDAQKFFDELSKREDIKNTKIYIYGASLGSQVSSHLAKDNISKISGLILDCPMASFTDIAAHFSPQYKDFILQTLVSPYSAKEDVKYLGKLPVLVIHAKGDQTVPYEQGKLVFDNTSSGTKVFIESKGDHLEGMMNNKEEILKAMDKL, encoded by the coding sequence ATGAAACCAAGCTCAATTCTTACCCTTGTATTTCTTTTTCTGGCTGTATTTTCAAAAGCACAGATGGATGATAAATTCTATCAGCCCAACAAAATGATGAAGCCTTTTGAAATGAAAATTTCAGATTCTGTAAAATTTCCCGTAGAAGATAATATCATTACGGCTTTCATTGCAAAACCAAAACAAAAGGAAATTAAGAAGACCATTTTCTTTTTTCATGGTGCTGCAGGGAATGTTACAACGTATCAATTTATTACAAAACCCCTGGTAGATGCAGGATATCAGATTGTAATGGTTGATTTAAGAGGATATGGCTTGTCAACAGGGAAACCGACTCATAAAAATGTGGCAGAGGATGCACAAAAGTTTTTTGATGAACTGAGTAAAAGAGAGGATATTAAAAATACTAAAATTTATATCTACGGCGCCTCATTAGGATCTCAGGTATCATCACATCTTGCAAAAGATAATATTTCTAAAATTTCAGGACTTATTCTGGATTGTCCTATGGCTTCATTCACCGATATTGCGGCACATTTTTCACCCCAGTATAAAGATTTTATTTTGCAGACATTAGTATCTCCTTATTCTGCCAAAGAAGATGTTAAGTATTTAGGAAAGCTTCCTGTACTCGTTATTCATGCAAAAGGTGATCAAACGGTTCCTTACGAACAAGGGAAGTTGGTTTTTGATAATACTTCATCCGGAACTAAGGTTTTTATTGAATCAAAAGGTGACCATCTGGAAGGAATGATGAATAATAAAGAAGAAATTTTAAAAGCAATGGATAAATTATAA
- a CDS encoding helix-turn-helix transcriptional regulator — protein MNTLQLVHVPKEELITEIEKVVMKVLETLKIGQQTEQEKELYSRKEVMELLGVTYSTLFNWNNKKILVPRKIGHRVYYDRKEVLACKQK, from the coding sequence ATGAACACATTACAATTAGTACACGTACCAAAAGAGGAATTAATTACTGAGATTGAAAAAGTAGTTATGAAAGTATTAGAAACTCTTAAAATCGGACAGCAAACCGAACAAGAAAAAGAGCTTTATTCGAGAAAAGAAGTTATGGAACTCTTAGGTGTCACTTATTCAACGCTTTTTAACTGGAATAATAAAAAGATTTTAGTTCCAAGAAAAATCGGGCATAGAGTATATTATGATAGAAAAGAAGTTTTAGCATGTAAACAGAAGTGA
- a CDS encoding AMP-binding protein, whose translation MLIDFNNLNINKLSFHTEFEKKVENFLEEWVSDGEMVKVQTSGSTGVPKIFDIEKKKMINSAVMTCNFLGLKEGDKALLCLPVEYISGKMMIVRSMERNLKLIVTEPSLNPVGHLDEEIDFCAMTPLQVENSLDQLHLIKNLIIGGAAVSESLKNKIRHIDLKSSNCIFETYGMSETLSHIGLKQLMPESEDYFTVFENVSISLDERGCLTLFAPNVNDEVLKTNDLVEIKNDKQFKFLGRIDNVINSGGAKIFPEALETLVKKEIPNEAIFVGLPDESLGQKLVLIVEGKESDGLIRAISQITFEKKFHKPKEIIFINTIPRTPNGKVNRIELYKMISENI comes from the coding sequence ATGCTTATAGACTTCAATAATCTCAATATTAATAAATTATCATTCCATACAGAATTTGAAAAAAAAGTAGAAAACTTTTTAGAAGAATGGGTTTCTGATGGTGAAATGGTAAAAGTTCAGACCTCAGGGTCTACGGGAGTTCCAAAGATTTTCGACATCGAGAAAAAGAAAATGATCAATTCTGCAGTGATGACCTGTAATTTTCTGGGATTAAAAGAGGGAGATAAAGCTCTATTGTGCCTGCCTGTAGAATACATTTCAGGAAAAATGATGATAGTACGCTCTATGGAACGCAATCTAAAGTTGATTGTTACAGAACCATCTTTAAATCCAGTAGGACATTTGGATGAAGAAATAGACTTTTGTGCGATGACTCCGCTTCAGGTAGAAAATTCATTGGATCAATTACATTTGATTAAAAACTTGATCATTGGCGGAGCTGCAGTTTCTGAAAGTCTCAAAAATAAAATTCGTCATATAGATCTAAAGAGTTCAAACTGTATTTTTGAAACTTATGGAATGTCAGAAACACTTTCCCATATTGGTCTGAAACAGTTAATGCCGGAATCCGAAGATTATTTTACTGTGTTTGAAAATGTTTCTATTTCCTTGGATGAAAGAGGATGTCTGACCTTATTTGCACCCAATGTAAATGATGAGGTATTGAAAACTAATGATTTAGTTGAAATTAAAAACGATAAGCAATTTAAATTCCTGGGAAGAATAGACAACGTAATTAATTCTGGTGGAGCGAAAATTTTTCCGGAAGCGCTTGAAACCTTAGTCAAAAAAGAAATACCTAATGAAGCTATTTTTGTAGGCTTACCCGATGAAAGTTTAGGGCAAAAACTAGTGCTGATTGTTGAGGGAAAAGAATCGGACGGCTTAATTAGAGCCATTTCCCAGATAACATTTGAGAAAAAATTCCATAAACCAAAAGAGATTATTTTTATTAATACAATTCCAAGAACACCTAACGGAAAAGTTAACAGAATAGAATTATACAAAATGATTAGTGAAAATATTTAG
- the htpG gene encoding molecular chaperone HtpG, translated as MTKGNINVSVENIFPLIKKFLYSDHEIFLRELISNATDATLKLKHLTSIGEAKVEYGNPKLEVKIDKEQKTLRIIDQGIGMTGEEVEKYINQVAFSGAEEFLEKYKDTAKDSGIIGHFGLGFYSAFMVAEKVEILTKSYKDEPAVRWICDGSPEFTLEETTEKTDRGTEIILHIAEDSLEFLEESKIRELLLKYNKFMPVPIKFGTKTHTLPLPEDAPEDAVAETEEVDNIINNPVPAWTISPSELTNEDYMKFYHELYPMQFEEPLFNIHLNVDYPFNLTGVLFFPKLSNNLNIDKDKIQLYQNQVFVTDEVKGIVPDFLMLLRGVIDSPDIPLNVSRSYLQADGAVKKISSYITKKVADKMASLINENREDYEQKWNDIKIVIEYGIITEEKFAEKADKFTLYPTTDGKYFLWNELVEKITPSQTDKNNKLVILYATNADEQHSYIQSAKDKGYEVLLLDSHIIPHVIQKLETSKENISFARVDADHINNLIKKDEPVISKLNETEKESLKKNVEEAIQDTKFTVQLEDLDSNDAPFTITQPEFMRRMKEMQATGGGGMFGMGGFPEMYNLVVNSNSDLSNQILKTENAEEKESLIKYALDLAKLSQNLLKGKDLTDFIQRSYKQLEK; from the coding sequence ATGACTAAAGGAAATATTAACGTATCTGTGGAAAACATTTTCCCACTTATTAAAAAATTTCTTTACAGTGACCACGAAATATTCTTAAGAGAATTAATCTCCAACGCAACGGATGCTACATTAAAATTAAAGCACCTGACAAGTATTGGAGAAGCAAAAGTTGAATACGGGAATCCGAAACTTGAGGTTAAAATTGATAAAGAACAAAAAACATTACGCATTATAGACCAAGGTATCGGGATGACCGGTGAAGAGGTTGAGAAATACATCAATCAGGTTGCTTTCTCCGGAGCTGAAGAGTTTCTGGAGAAATATAAGGATACAGCCAAAGATTCTGGGATTATCGGACACTTCGGGCTTGGATTCTACTCTGCATTTATGGTAGCTGAGAAAGTAGAAATCCTTACAAAATCCTATAAGGATGAGCCTGCGGTAAGATGGATCTGCGATGGAAGCCCTGAATTCACCCTTGAAGAGACGACTGAGAAAACAGACAGAGGAACAGAAATCATTCTTCATATTGCAGAAGATTCTCTAGAATTTTTAGAAGAAAGTAAAATCCGTGAATTACTTTTAAAATACAACAAATTCATGCCTGTTCCTATTAAATTCGGAACAAAAACACATACGCTTCCATTACCGGAAGACGCTCCGGAAGATGCTGTTGCTGAAACTGAAGAAGTAGACAACATCATCAACAATCCGGTACCGGCATGGACAATTTCTCCAAGCGAACTGACAAATGAGGATTACATGAAGTTCTACCACGAGCTTTATCCAATGCAATTTGAGGAACCTTTATTCAATATTCACTTAAATGTAGATTATCCGTTCAATCTTACCGGAGTTTTATTCTTTCCTAAATTAAGCAACAACTTAAATATTGATAAGGATAAGATTCAGTTATACCAAAATCAGGTATTCGTAACGGATGAAGTAAAAGGTATCGTTCCTGATTTCTTAATGCTTCTAAGAGGAGTAATTGATTCTCCGGATATCCCATTGAATGTATCTCGTTCTTATCTTCAGGCAGATGGTGCTGTCAAGAAAATTTCTTCCTACATCACTAAAAAAGTTGCCGACAAAATGGCTTCCCTAATCAATGAAAACCGTGAAGACTATGAACAAAAATGGAACGACATTAAGATCGTTATTGAATACGGAATCATCACGGAAGAAAAGTTTGCTGAAAAAGCAGATAAATTTACCCTATATCCTACAACTGACGGAAAATATTTCCTTTGGAATGAATTGGTAGAAAAAATTACTCCATCACAAACAGACAAGAATAACAAACTGGTCATTCTATATGCGACTAATGCAGACGAGCAACACAGCTATATTCAATCTGCAAAAGATAAAGGATATGAAGTTCTTTTATTAGACTCTCATATCATTCCACACGTGATTCAAAAACTGGAAACTTCAAAGGAAAATATTTCATTTGCAAGAGTAGACGCAGATCACATCAATAACCTGATCAAAAAAGATGAACCTGTCATTTCAAAATTAAATGAAACAGAAAAGGAATCTTTAAAGAAAAATGTAGAAGAAGCTATTCAGGATACTAAATTCACAGTACAGCTTGAGGATCTGGACAGCAATGATGCTCCGTTTACTATTACCCAGCCTGAATTCATGAGAAGAATGAAAGAAATGCAGGCAACAGGCGGTGGCGGTATGTTTGGAATGGGAGGTTTCCCTGAAATGTACAACCTTGTGGTAAATTCTAACAGTGATCTTTCTAATCAGATCCTAAAAACAGAGAATGCTGAGGAAAAGGAAAGCCTGATTAAATATGCACTGGATCTGGCTAAGTTATCTCAAAACTTACTGAAAGGAAAAGACCTGACAGATTTTATACAAAGAAGCTACAAGCAACTTGAAAAATAA
- a CDS encoding deoxyhypusine synthase family protein has product MNKPISEFIEKYFLHFNAAALVDASKGYVAHLKDGGKMMITLAGAMSTAELGKILAEMIRQGKVDFISCTGANLEEDLMNLVAHSHYERVPDYRDLTPQQEWDLLERGLNRVTDTCIPEEEAFRRLQKHIVEIWKDAEAKGERYFPHEFMYKMILSGVLEQYYEIPRENSWMIAAAEANLPIVVPGWEDSTMGNIFASYCIKGELTATTMKSGIEYMTYLADWYTKNSAGKGVGFFQIGGGIAGDFPICVVPMLYQDMEMHDIPFWSYFCQISDSTTSYGSYSGAVPNEKITWGKLDITTPKFIVESDATICAPLMFSYILENS; this is encoded by the coding sequence ATGAACAAACCAATTTCTGAATTTATAGAAAAATATTTTCTGCATTTCAATGCAGCTGCTTTGGTAGATGCGTCTAAAGGGTATGTTGCACATCTTAAAGATGGTGGGAAAATGATGATCACTTTGGCAGGAGCAATGTCTACTGCTGAATTGGGGAAAATTCTTGCAGAAATGATCCGTCAGGGAAAAGTGGACTTCATCTCTTGTACAGGAGCTAACCTTGAGGAAGATTTAATGAATCTTGTAGCTCACTCTCATTATGAAAGAGTTCCGGATTATAGAGATCTTACGCCTCAGCAGGAATGGGATTTATTAGAGAGAGGATTAAACAGAGTTACTGATACTTGTATCCCTGAAGAAGAAGCATTCAGAAGATTGCAGAAGCATATCGTTGAAATCTGGAAAGACGCAGAAGCTAAAGGAGAAAGATACTTCCCGCATGAATTCATGTACAAAATGATTCTTTCAGGAGTATTGGAGCAGTATTATGAAATTCCTAGAGAAAACTCTTGGATGATTGCTGCTGCAGAAGCAAACTTGCCAATCGTAGTTCCGGGATGGGAAGATTCTACAATGGGTAACATCTTCGCTTCTTACTGTATCAAAGGAGAGCTTACTGCTACTACAATGAAATCTGGTATTGAATATATGACTTATCTTGCAGATTGGTATACTAAAAACTCAGCTGGAAAAGGAGTTGGATTCTTCCAGATTGGTGGAGGTATCGCTGGAGATTTCCCTATTTGTGTAGTACCAATGTTATATCAGGATATGGAAATGCATGACATTCCTTTTTGGTCTTACTTCTGTCAGATTTCTGACTCTACCACATCTTATGGTTCTTATTCAGGAGCAGTTCCAAATGAGAAAATTACTTGGGGTAAACTTGATATCACTACACCGAAATTTATCGTTGAAAGTGATGCAACGATCTGTGCACCATTGATGTTCTCTTACATTCTTGAAAATTCTTAA
- a CDS encoding helix-turn-helix domain-containing protein has translation MQKEKLRIIRKQKGYTQKQVADFIATDVSNYSRKESGDVRIIPEEWEKIARFLEVPLDEIYEEEDAKIIVNNDHPVFNDNSGTSAGLINTQSNYGNIPGEIIENLQGYIALLKEENERLKEELKSATSTSRAKR, from the coding sequence ATGCAAAAAGAAAAATTACGCATCATTAGAAAGCAAAAAGGCTATACGCAAAAGCAGGTAGCTGATTTTATCGCAACTGATGTCTCTAACTACAGCAGAAAAGAAAGCGGTGATGTAAGAATTATACCTGAAGAATGGGAGAAAATTGCTCGCTTTTTGGAAGTTCCGCTAGATGAAATCTATGAAGAAGAAGACGCTAAAATTATAGTTAATAATGATCATCCTGTATTTAATGATAATTCAGGAACTTCTGCAGGATTAATTAATACTCAAAGTAATTATGGAAATATTCCGGGAGAGATTATTGAAAATCTACAAGGATATATTGCTTTGTTAAAGGAAGAAAATGAAAGACTAAAGGAGGAATTAAAGAGTGCCACAAGCACTTCAAGAGCTAAAAGATAA
- the arfB gene encoding alternative ribosome rescue aminoacyl-tRNA hydrolase ArfB: MKDFSKELSFKTSRSSGAGGQNVNKVETAVTVLWKVETSVFFNDDEKILIQDKLKNRINADGWLFLTVSESRTQLMNKNKAIEKIIDLVDKSLFIPKKRTATKPSKRQKQKRLDTKKKLSDKKENRRFKF; the protein is encoded by the coding sequence ATGAAAGACTTTTCAAAAGAACTCAGTTTCAAAACTTCCCGCAGCAGTGGAGCCGGAGGACAGAATGTAAATAAAGTGGAGACTGCTGTTACCGTGCTTTGGAAAGTAGAAACCTCTGTTTTTTTTAATGATGATGAAAAAATATTAATTCAGGATAAACTGAAAAACAGGATTAATGCAGATGGGTGGCTGTTTCTAACAGTTTCTGAAAGCAGAACCCAACTCATGAATAAAAATAAGGCTATTGAAAAAATCATTGATTTAGTAGATAAATCCTTGTTTATTCCTAAAAAAAGAACTGCTACAAAACCATCAAAAAGGCAGAAGCAGAAGCGCTTGGATACCAAAAAGAAACTTTCGGATAAAAAAGAAAACAGACGTTTTAAATTTTAG
- a CDS encoding GreA/GreB family elongation factor, with product MSNQIIVTTGIYDAIKDTLRRKKVSIPEEKKLTEELRKAKQVLRRDLPADVVTVERKVTLKDHTLDFEHEYIFVPSAKEKVKKNKHSILSDIALAVVGYKVGDIIDWPFRDGARKIEILKVEAWEG from the coding sequence ATGTCCAATCAAATTATTGTAACTACCGGAATTTATGATGCCATAAAAGATACCCTTAGAAGAAAAAAAGTAAGTATTCCCGAAGAGAAGAAATTAACGGAGGAACTTAGAAAAGCTAAGCAAGTTTTGAGGAGAGACTTACCGGCAGATGTAGTAACAGTTGAGAGAAAAGTAACCTTAAAAGATCATACGCTGGATTTTGAACACGAATATATTTTTGTTCCTTCAGCTAAGGAGAAGGTGAAAAAAAATAAACATTCCATTCTTTCCGATATAGCGTTGGCTGTAGTTGGGTATAAAGTAGGAGATATTATCGACTGGCCTTTCCGGGATGGTGCACGGAAGATTGAAATATTAAAGGTAGAAGCCTGGGAGGGATAA
- a CDS encoding helix-turn-helix domain-containing protein, translating into MNLNKNKNSHIEMLLLAVLQELKEQLYYEMEETLIGKISHLTTKINGIEERKPEDLLPIKDAAEFLGVSKVTLWRLRKSGEIKSFMLGSQIYFKKSEILKSLIPVN; encoded by the coding sequence ATGAATTTAAACAAAAATAAAAATAGCCACATTGAAATGCTATTACTTGCAGTTTTACAAGAATTAAAAGAACAACTTTATTATGAAATGGAAGAAACTTTAATAGGAAAAATATCTCATTTAACAACTAAAATAAATGGTATTGAAGAAAGAAAACCTGAAGACCTTTTACCAATTAAAGATGCAGCTGAATTTTTAGGAGTGAGTAAAGTAACGCTTTGGAGACTAAGAAAATCTGGAGAGATAAAATCATTTATGCTCGGATCACAAATTTATTTTAAAAAGTCTGAGATTCTAAAATCGCTCATTCCTGTAAACTAA
- the recA gene encoding recombinase RecA — protein sequence MSNIDDKKKALALVLDKLDKTYGKGTVMTLGDDAVDTTIEVIPSGSLGLDIALGIGGYPRGRIIEIYGPESSGKTTLTLHAIAEAQKAGGIAAFIDAEHAFDRTYASKLGIDLENLIISQPDNGEQALEIADNLIRSGAIDIVVIDSVAALTPKAEIEGEMGDSKMGLHARLMSQALRKLTATISRTKCTVIFINQLREKIGVMFGNPETTTGGNALKFYASVRIDIRKASAPIKQGDEAIGSRVKVKIVKNKVAPPFKQAEFDIMYGEGVSKVGEILDAAVDMGIVKKSGSWFSYEESKLGQGRDAVKDVLKDNPELSEELENKIKEELKNK from the coding sequence ATGAGTAACATTGATGATAAGAAAAAAGCACTCGCATTAGTGCTTGACAAGCTAGATAAAACATACGGAAAGGGAACGGTAATGACTTTGGGTGATGATGCTGTAGACACTACCATAGAAGTAATCCCATCCGGATCTTTAGGACTAGACATTGCATTAGGTATAGGTGGATATCCAAGAGGTAGAATCATTGAAATATATGGTCCTGAATCTTCAGGTAAAACAACATTAACTCTTCACGCTATTGCTGAAGCTCAAAAAGCTGGTGGTATTGCCGCTTTCATTGATGCTGAGCATGCTTTTGACAGAACATACGCTTCAAAACTGGGAATTGATTTAGAAAACCTTATCATTTCTCAACCGGACAACGGTGAGCAGGCTTTAGAAATTGCGGATAACCTTATTCGTTCCGGAGCTATTGATATTGTAGTTATTGACTCTGTAGCTGCTCTTACTCCAAAAGCAGAGATTGAAGGAGAAATGGGAGATTCAAAAATGGGTCTTCATGCAAGATTGATGTCTCAGGCATTAAGAAAACTAACAGCTACTATTTCAAGAACGAAGTGTACCGTAATTTTCATTAACCAGCTAAGAGAAAAAATCGGTGTAATGTTCGGTAACCCTGAAACGACTACCGGTGGTAATGCTCTTAAATTCTATGCGTCTGTAAGAATTGATATCAGAAAGGCAAGTGCACCAATCAAACAAGGTGATGAAGCTATCGGAAGCCGTGTGAAAGTGAAGATTGTGAAAAATAAAGTAGCACCTCCATTCAAGCAGGCAGAATTTGATATCATGTACGGAGAAGGAGTTTCCAAAGTTGGAGAAATCCTTGATGCTGCTGTAGATATGGGAATTGTGAAGAAAAGCGGATCTTGGTTCAGTTATGAAGAAAGCAAACTAGGACAAGGACGTGATGCAGTAAAAGATGTTTTAAAAGATAACCCTGAACTTTCCGAGGAATTGGAAAACAAAATCAAGGAAGAATTGAAAAACAAATAA
- a CDS encoding MGMT family protein produces MDEIFKQQVYEVAKLIPKGRVSTYGAIAKAVGYPNHSRHVGKAMGGCPEDVPAHRVISSSGLLSVPEFQPKLESEGVIIENFRIKNFKKLFWDPINEI; encoded by the coding sequence ATGGATGAAATTTTCAAGCAACAGGTATACGAAGTGGCAAAACTTATTCCCAAAGGGCGAGTTTCTACCTATGGAGCCATTGCAAAAGCAGTGGGCTATCCCAATCATTCACGTCATGTAGGAAAAGCAATGGGAGGCTGTCCGGAAGATGTTCCAGCACATCGAGTGATTTCCAGTTCAGGACTATTATCTGTTCCTGAATTTCAGCCAAAGCTCGAATCGGAAGGGGTTATTATTGAAAATTTTAGAATAAAAAATTTCAAAAAATTGTTTTGGGATCCAATCAATGAAATTTAG